A DNA window from Arachis hypogaea cultivar Tifrunner chromosome 18, arahy.Tifrunner.gnm2.J5K5, whole genome shotgun sequence contains the following coding sequences:
- the LOC112772060 gene encoding AT-hook motif nuclear-localized protein 14 isoform X1: MSIFTFILCILINLYSEDGLREVEDFGRTVPFELTVYPGEDVVAKLWKVWEASTHSSYAIAAFGHISKAAIGKPNSDLFRIYEGDFEILSLSGHYVNEEDGSADWRLGITLADSDSDREAFGGSSINTLIASDIVSVRIINFEKEEEKSDETGTSSTIGGVLMSLLLALEKKIMGFFSDPMVNESDKEN; the protein is encoded by the exons ATGTCAATCTTCACTTTTATACTGTGTATTTTGATAAATCTATATTCTGAAGATGGCCTTAGAGAAGTAGAAGATTTCGGAAGGACCGTTCCTTTTGAGTTGACTGTCTATCCTGGAGAG GATGTTGTCGCAAAGCTGTGGAAGGTTTGGGAAGCAAGTACTCACTCTAGCTATGCAATTGCAGCCTTCGGTCATATATCAAAAGCCGCAATTGGCAAACCAAACTCAGATTTGTTTCGTATATATGAA GGAGACTTTGAGATTCTGTCTCTGTCTGGACATTATGTGAATGAAGAGGATGGTTCTGCAGATTGGCGTTTGGGCATCACACTGGCTGATTCTGACAGTGATAGAGAGGCTTTTGGTGGCAGCTCCATCAATACATTGATAGCTTCTGACATTGTATCT GTACGTATTATAAACtttgagaaagaagaagaaaagagcgaTGAAACTGGAACTTCCTCTACAATTGGTGGGGTGCTGATGTCCCTGCTCCTTGCTCTTGAGAAGAAAATAATGGGATTCTTTTCGGATCCGATGGTCAACGAGAGTGATAAGGAAAACTAA
- the LOC112772060 gene encoding AT-hook motif nuclear-localized protein 14 isoform X2 has protein sequence MPRTQLRKIDGLREVEDFGRTVPFELTVYPGEDVVAKLWKVWEASTHSSYAIAAFGHISKAAIGKPNSDLFRIYEGDFEILSLSGHYVNEEDGSADWRLGITLADSDSDREAFGGSSINTLIASDIVSVRIINFEKEEEKSDETGTSSTIGGVLMSLLLALEKKIMGFFSDPMVNESDKEN, from the exons ATGCCAAGAACCCAATTACGCAAAATTG ATGGCCTTAGAGAAGTAGAAGATTTCGGAAGGACCGTTCCTTTTGAGTTGACTGTCTATCCTGGAGAG GATGTTGTCGCAAAGCTGTGGAAGGTTTGGGAAGCAAGTACTCACTCTAGCTATGCAATTGCAGCCTTCGGTCATATATCAAAAGCCGCAATTGGCAAACCAAACTCAGATTTGTTTCGTATATATGAA GGAGACTTTGAGATTCTGTCTCTGTCTGGACATTATGTGAATGAAGAGGATGGTTCTGCAGATTGGCGTTTGGGCATCACACTGGCTGATTCTGACAGTGATAGAGAGGCTTTTGGTGGCAGCTCCATCAATACATTGATAGCTTCTGACATTGTATCT GTACGTATTATAAACtttgagaaagaagaagaaaagagcgaTGAAACTGGAACTTCCTCTACAATTGGTGGGGTGCTGATGTCCCTGCTCCTTGCTCTTGAGAAGAAAATAATGGGATTCTTTTCGGATCCGATGGTCAACGAGAGTGATAAGGAAAACTAA